The following are encoded in a window of Mannheimia varigena genomic DNA:
- a CDS encoding FxsA family protein, whose protein sequence is MPILMILFGIFFYIYCEISLLVSIGSEIGVLPTILLLVAISFLGLWFVKLRGVYTLYSIKQDLSQGKMPTEAVSNSIMFVLAGILLIIPGFLSDILAILCVLPFSRKLIQTFVINSVKNRVFMRVTSQNTRFHSQSSQDGNTFDAEFERKSDPQDEIKRIK, encoded by the coding sequence ATGCCGATTTTAATGATCCTTTTTGGAATTTTCTTTTATATCTATTGTGAAATTTCACTGTTGGTTAGCATTGGTTCCGAAATTGGCGTGCTACCAACTATTTTATTATTAGTTGCTATCTCTTTTTTAGGCTTATGGTTTGTGAAGTTACGAGGTGTTTACACCCTCTATTCAATTAAGCAGGATCTCAGCCAAGGCAAAATGCCAACAGAAGCGGTGAGTAATTCAATAATGTTTGTTCTAGCAGGCATTTTATTGATTATTCCCGGCTTTTTAAGTGATATCTTGGCGATTTTATGTGTGTTGCCATTTAGCCGAAAACTGATTCAAACTTTTGTGATTAATAGCGTGAAAAATAGAGTTTTTATGCGTGTTACCTCACAAAACACCCGTTTTCATTCACAATCGTCTCAAGACGGCAATACTTTTGATGCCGAGTTTGAGCGTAAATCTGATCCACAAGATGAAATTAAAAGGATCAAATAA